AGCCACCAGGCCCTGTCCTCCCATCCCCAGGGCCCATCCCAGACTCCCCTCATGGGTCCTTGACACGAGGACAGAGGTGGAGCTGCTCAGGACTGGATTCTGTCTCTCCAaagcccctctctctgctcaagGGAAGCCAGCTGTGTCTTTCCAAGGACAGCTGGTCCAGCCACTAGGCTCAGTTTGGACACCAGACCACCATCCTCGCTGCGGGGGTCAGCGCCCCGGACCCGGCGGCCGCTCCAGTGCCTGTGTGCCCACCAACACGTCCAGAAGGTAGTCCAGCTCGGCCTCATCCAACTCCAGAGCTTCCTCCTTGCCAGGCCCGTCCTCGGGGCCAGGTTTGAGGCCCTCGGAGGCTGGTGCCCAAAGTTCACTGTCATACATAGAGGTGTCGATGTCCTCAAACAGGCCCTCCAGCTCATCGTCCAGCAGACAGCCAGTGGCTGGGCCCAGCAGGTCCAAAGCCCCCAGGCTGGGTGGGGATCCACCGACGGGGCGGCCTGGGGGCCCCTCATCCACCAAGGGCTGGGGGGCCTGGCTCAGGCCCTCAATATGGCTGAGGTCCTCCAGAAGGCTGGCCATGGAGGCCGAGAGGGCGGCGTCAGAGCTGGCCAGCAGGCTGTCAGCCGCACAAGGGGCCGTAGGGGGGCTGGGCACAGGTGGCAGGGTCGGGGCGGGTGCCATGGACGCCTGGATACGCCGCAGCGTGTTCACTACCAGAACCAGGTGCCGCAGGTCCGGCTCACCCTGCCGCAGGCTGTGGTGGAGCTTGAGCACCGAAAGGTCAAAGAGGGAACTGGACGCCGCGGCCGGGGGGGCCTGTGCCGCTGCGGGGAGGCTGGGATCCAGCCACCAGGCGTCCACTGCCAGGGTTTCCTTCTCCCGCTCCTCCTCCCGCTTGCGCTTCAGACCTTTGCTCAGCATCatctgcagggagggaggagtcATTCAGTTATAGAAAGTCAATGTGAAGTTCAAACCCTGGCTCTGGTAGCTGATGTCTGGTGTGATGTGGGGCAGGCCATTTAATTTCTTGAGCCTGCGCTTTCTCAGGGAAACTTTAAGATACGAATGACAATAGTTATCGACTTCAAAGAGTCGTTTTATGGAGTCAATGCGATAATGTACAAAAAAGCACTTACAACAGTGCCTGATACCTTGTAACTATTCTGATTAACAAGTACTCCTAATAGCTATTATTATGTATTTCTTCAGCGAACCAGGTGAAAAGGCAATATTCAACCGTTTTTTTAACCCATGAAAGCAGCTGCTTCACATAGTTtaatctaacatttattgagtgtctactacccatcagacaaataaatacaagaaacGTACAGACGGTGCTAGGAAGATACTAAGAGGTTCTGgggagtggtcagggaaggctcctgtgaggaggtgacatttgacctGAGCCCTCAAGCAGGAGTCAGCCACGGAAGAACCAGGGGGGAAGCATTCAGGGAAGAGAGAAGTATaataaaggcaaagaaagacCTGGAGTCTGGATGAGCTTGAAccgaataaaaaaaacaaaacaccagtgTGGTCAGCACAGAGTGACCCGGTAGGGGACGGCGTTTGGAGAGCAAGCAGAGGCAAGGAGTTTGGATTGTACTTTGAGTGTCATTGaaggattttgagcagagaatTGAGTGGAGTTGTGAACTAATTAGGTTTCCAGAAGATCCCCCTCGGCTGCTTTGAGGAAGATgaggggggaagaaggaaaggagaccGGGGAAGAGCGTGGGCCCGAGCTCCATTCAGAGGCTACCGCACTCTGGGGAAGGTGATGACGGTGGCTTGGAGTAGAAGGTGGTTGGCAGTGGACTTGGAAGGAAGTTGGTTGATTCAGgatttatttgggagacagagTAGACAGAGTTTGCCGGGAAAACGTGACGGGCACTGGGGGTCGCTAAGAGAACTTTGAGGACCCACACTTCCCCAGGGGTAGGGGCCCCTGGAGTTCTGGACCCCGGGCCCAACTTGCTTTTTTGTCTCGAAGCTTGCAGGGTCCAGTCCCCAGGCCCTTGCCCAACAGGACCTTAAGGGTGACCCCTCACACTACTCAAAACGGTCCTCGCCTTCTTCCCCGAAGACCCTGGAGTCCAGAACCGCAGGAATTCAGCCCCCACCCGGACTCCGCCCCCTGGTCTCGGCGCCCCCTAGCGGCGCCAGGACGGCTTTCCCCGGGGATTCCGGCGCCTCGGACCCCGGGATCCTTGACACTGCCGCCACGTCCTGGCTGTTGTTCCTGCCTGCCCCTAGGGCCGTGCGGGCCGGCATCCCCGGAGGGCTGTTCTGCTCTCTCGACCCGTGCTCGCTTCCGGCAGGCAGTGGAGGCGCCTCCTCCCgaagcggcggcggcgggggcgggtgAGTCACGCAGCCGGAGCCAGAGAGCCGGCGCCTCCGCCCCCTTCCCGGGCTGCGGCGTGATTCACCCAGCCCGACCGGGCGGCACCTAGGGGCCCGCGCATCTCGATCCCGGGCAGCCACGGCGCTCACCGGCGGACCCGGGGATCGAACCTGCCAAACGACCCCGCCGCgggtttcccttctctcttcaggCCCCTTCACTTCATTTACATACCTAGCTCACCCGCTGCCAATCAGAACGAAGAGGGATCCACGCGCAACCAATCAGGAAGCGGCGACGGCAGCATCGCTCGCTCGCTCTCCTTCAGCAACCGGCGCCTGGGTCGGGAGACGCAGCTCTGACTCCGGCGCACGACTCCAGGCTCCTGACTCCCCTTAACTACCGCCCACTCCCAAGGTGGCCCCGCCCTCCACCCGGGGATTGGCCTTGGAAGGTGATGGGCGGAGCCTGTAGAGGGAAGGTCcgaagggaggggagggtggcttCAGGGCGCATGCCCGGCGACTATGTGAGGGGAGCGGGCCAGGTGGGTTGGCTGTTTTCGCTGCGGGAcagtggcggggggcggggggtgttcTTGCTTCTCAAGGTGCGGGCCCCTCACACCTGCCGATGCGCTTGCCAAAACCCAGCAATTGAGCTTAGAGACCCAACCTTAACCGGGGTCTGCACCCTAAGCCAGATAGGcatgggttcaaattctgaccaCTCACTCGATGTGCGATCTTGAAAAAAATGCTTGGACCTCTCAGAGCCACACAAAGTCTGTTAAATGGGCGTCTTCTTGCCTACCTCTTGAGaattaggaaaattaaaataatgtgtctGTAGGAGCACACTGAGCAAATGCT
This genomic window from Ursus arctos isolate Adak ecotype North America unplaced genomic scaffold, UrsArc2.0 scaffold_19, whole genome shotgun sequence contains:
- the SERTAD1 gene encoding SERTA domain-containing protein 1 — translated: MMLSKGLKRKREEEREKETLAVDAWWLDPSLPAAAQAPPAAASSSLFDLSVLKLHHSLRQGEPDLRHLVLVVNTLRRIQASMAPAPTLPPVPSPPTAPCAADSLLASSDAALSASMASLLEDLSHIEGLSQAPQPLVDEGPPGRPVGGSPPSLGALDLLGPATGCLLDDELEGLFEDIDTSMYDSELWAPASEGLKPGPEDGPGKEEALELDEAELDYLLDVLVGTQALERPPGPGR